Within the Mauremys reevesii isolate NIE-2019 linkage group 2, ASM1616193v1, whole genome shotgun sequence genome, the region TTCCCTAATGCTTATTTAATTCACACTCATTCCTTTTTAATTGAACTTTGCTACTGAGAGTTGAGCTTTCAGTCATTGCTTGAAAACCCCATTATTTCACGGCTGCTGATCTTTTTTATGTACAACAGTCATAAACATATATAACTCTTTTTGTTATGGCATACTATAGGAGGAAGTGTTTGAAACCACGTCAGCACCATAAGAAACTGCAGCTTTCTACAGCATTGGATGGTTCTAAGAAGGATCAATCAACCTCCATGTCCCATATCAATTTAATATTTTCCCGACGGGAGTCAGAATTTCCTGGTGGGATGTCTGTTGCCAGCAATGGGCACACTGAAAACTCAGGCGTTAAGGAGTTAATGAGTGCTGTCCACATGGTATCTTCTAGTGGAGAAGCAGATTTGCACACTCCTATGCTCAAACATTCGTACAGTACCTCACAGGAGTTTAGCTCCCGAGAGGAACTGCTTTCTCATAAGGAGAAAGACAAGAGCCAAATCTCCATGGAGAACCTGACTCCTAGTGGGACTTTAAGAAAAGACTACCATAAGTCAGTGGATACTTTTCCTTCAAAATTAAGAAATTCCATGGAAACATCAGAAGGATATGAGTCCCCTATCAAAGAAGATTACAGGAGAAGTTACAATGCTATGCTGTCTCAACCTTTATTTgaaaagcaagagagagagattcaagCATCCATAAACCATATTTCTTCAGGAAGTAAATACAATATTCAGGAACAAATGTACCCCTCCCCATCAGCCCCTGAAAAAGAACTGCTAGATTGCAGACCTACTGAATGTATGATGTCTCGTTCTGTTGATCATCTTGAACGACCTACATCTTTTCCTCGACCAGGTCAGTTGATCTGCTGCAATTCTGTTGACCAAGTTAATGACAGTGTTTACAGAAAAGTATTGCCTACATTGGTCATCCCAGGTCATTACATGAAGTTACCAGGAGAACATCCTTATGTTAGCCAACCGCTGGTTGTCCCAGCTGACCAGCAGATTGATATTGAAAGACTTCAGGCTGAGCTTTCTAACCCTCATGtgcagctttttccacatcctcagCAGCAGATGCAACCCCAACAGTTATCATCACAAGCAATATCTCAGCAACATTTGCAAGATGCAGGTGCAAGTGAATGGAGTCCACAAAATGCTTCTATGTCGGAGTCCATatccattcctgcctcacttaaTGATGCATCTCTGGCTCAAATGAATAGTGAAGTGCAGCTCCTTACAGAAAAAGCTCTGATGGAGCTAGGAGGTGGAAAGCCATTGCCTCATCCTCGGGCATGGTTTGTTTCTCTAGATGGACGTTCAAATGCTCATGTTAGACATTCATACATTGATCTCCAAAGAGCTGGAAGGAATGGAAGTAATGATGCCAGTTTGGATTCTGGTGTTGATATGAATGAACCAAAATCTGCCCGAAGGGGAAGAGGAGATCATTTGTCCCTGCAACAGACTCACCAGCCGCTGCAGGCAAACCATCAAAGAGAGCAGAAAGTTTCAGATAGCACAGCTTATACACAGCTTGTGTATTTGGATGATATGGACCAAAGTGGCAGTGAATGTGGAACAGCAGTTTGCAGCCCTGAGGACAGTACCCTAAGAAGCCTATTGGATGGAGCTAGCAGGAGAAGTGGGGTCCAGTTGCCCAGCCTGCAGGAGGAAACAATAAAAAGAACTGCAGAAACCACACCTGACCCACTAACTAGTCCCGAACACGGAACATCCATCCATGATGAAGATGACGACGACGATGATGAAGATGACCAAGGAGAAGATAAAAAGAGTCCTTGGCAAAAACGAGAGGAAAGACCACTGATGGCTTTTAATATAAAGTGAGCTATTGCAAATCCATCTTTCTGTGGAGTATGAAATTGCCAAATATTCTTTCTGTGGAAGTGCTTAATTGTTTGtggaagagaaaaggaaaatctGTGGTGGGCAACATTGAAAGAACTTTAAATGCATTACTGTGTAAATGTTAGAGAAGAATTAAATCATTATTCTGAAAAGTGATTTAATGGATGCCTCCAGTGAGACAGCTGTAAGAAGAGTGTGATTGGTATTCCATTTACTTGATGTTAGTTATCAAGGATGTTGAAAATATTGACATTGTTTTGGCAGGTTTATGACCTCAAATCTCCTTTGAATGGGAGCAGGTGAAACTTTGTTACATTTTCTTAAGTCAATTTTATCACGATAATGCTACTGAAAGGGTATCTTAAACACAAGAATTTGACACTTGGTGTCTAAAGTTATGCATTATCTCAAAGGAAGGCTATGCATTGCTGCTTTTTAATATTTTGCTTATACTATGCTTTTCTTATTTTTACAAGTTGGTTGTAAACATTTATGTCTTTATTATAATCTGTTCAGCAATTTGTTTTAATGTAAAACTCCAGGAAACTTGAGTAGCATCCCTTGGTATTGGAACCTTTTTATGAAACAAAATTGAACTTTGTGTCAGCTGCAAGCCCTTCAGTTCTGGTCTCATTAACTCCAAGTGCCTTTTTTACAGTAACAATGAACAGTCCATTCTTTTTCTAGTTGCTTAATTGATCTATTTGGATTTTATAAATTTCTGAAATGAtaccttttattttaaactgcATGCCACCAAGTGTCCCATTTGTGCTGAGCATTTCTCATTTCAATACAGTGTATTCTCTAGTTATCATGTGTACTATGGATTCTGTTTAGCTAAAGTAGACTAGAGGACGTTTTAAAGGCCCTGATGAAGCCAAGAAGATAGTTTTATTGACTGTATATGTGGTTACTTTCCTCTGGAATCCTATGAGCGAATTTAGCTCATATAACATGGACTATGGACTGAGCAAGTGGACTGAAATGTGCTTTAAAtctttggaaaaaaattatgTACTATCCAAAAGTGCCAGAATTACTCTTCTGTGCTTTCTCTTTACAGAGCTGCTTGGTTATCCAAAaattataattcaaaataaacttaaaaaaattaactttgtGGGGGTTTTTCTCTATCGGGAGTCTTCATGTTGTTGAGCAGGCAAAACTATTTTGGTTCGCTTTTTGTAGTACAATTCTatgggattaatttaatttttttaaaatcgctTAACTATTAATTTACCCCACATTTAGGCCcccattcaggaaagcatccctatccagaaaaaaagaacaggagtacttgtggcaccttagagactaacaaatttatttgagcataagctttcgtgggctacagcccacttcatcagatgcatgcagtggaaaatacagtaggaagatatatatagatatatatagatatatatatacacacagagaacatgaaacaatgggtgttaccatacacactctaatgagagtgattagttaaggtgagctatgaccagcaggagagaaaaaaaaattttgtactgataatcaaaatggtccatttgcagcaggtgacaagaaggtgtgaggaacagtattgggggggaggaataaacatggggaaatagttttacattgtgtaatgacccatccactcccagtctttattcaagcctaatttaatggcgTCCAtattgcaaattaattccaattcagcagtctctcattggagtctgtttttgaagtttttttgttgtcatattgcaacttttaggtctgtaatcaagtgaccagggagattgaagtgttctcctaccggttttttaatgttataactcttgacgtctgatttgtgtccatttattcttttacatagagactgtccagtttggccaatgtacacaataataaataacagaataaatggacacaaatcacacgtcaaaaattataacattcaaaaactggTCGgcgaacacttcaatctccctggtcactcgaatACATGCGTATTTAGATTTAATCTTTTTAAAACTACTTTTCAAAAAATCCATTACATTATCTTGTAAAGACAAAGGCAAGCATTACTAAACTAAAATTGCAGAAATTTATTTCTAAAACTGACTTTAAATTTGTGCTGCTTTTACATTTAAAGGAAAAGTATATTGACGGTTGACAATTTTTGTATAGTATTGTAATGTATATAAATTCTACTTGAAGTGAACTAAGCCAAGATAGATATTTGCACTTGCAGACctcttttaaaaatagtgtttaatgtttttaatacTACGATCACTTGTGGTAATATAATATTTTGATTGTCAGAATATGTATAAAATATGAGCCTTAGTAAATGAGATGTCTGAACTACATAGTGAAATTAGAAAAGAATAATACAAATCAGATGACAGATAGGGTTCTTGGTTACGGTCTGGTTTGTCAcggcatttccattataaaaagTTAACCCTTCCCATAATCTCACAAGCAAGTGACACTAACTCTGTGCTGACTTTCTTTAATATTCAAAACCACACTAACCCAGATTGGTAAAATGTGAAGTCACTTGCTTATATTTTGCAGCTGCACAGTGATACAGAGACAGATTAAAAGTCCGAAAATGTGTAGAACCATGTTGAAATTCAAGAATATGTCTTGACATTTGCAGATTGAAGCAACTCAAGTCCAGGTAGCACGTGACTGAGAAGATTAGTGTAAggttgtgatttttttcattaaaagacTGTAATGACAAAAGGTACAAAAGTAATGAAAAAAAGACAATAATTGAAAATTATGACCATTGTTTTGCACCCAGTATAACCATTTTTACAATTGTACAGACATCAGAGGATCTAGAATGTAGGGAGCTGATAGGTGGGTAAAGATGGCAACTCCTCCATTTTATATATGCATGACATATAACCTAGTTTAGGATCAAGGAAACCTCATGACCATGCTGGGAATTAATGTTCTCACTGAGTGTGCACTGATCTCATTGTTTGCCCATAAGTTCCCACTCCCTTAGCATTCTGATACCCAGCTCTCAAACTTTATTAAATTGTTCATAAATGaagttaagattttgtcatggttatttttaataagtcacagacaggtcacggggaATAAACAAAAATAACTGTGATAATGTGGGGCTGATGTGGGGATGAGAACTCGAGTCctgctgtgggaggagagagggtgGTCCAGCACCTACCATtcgcagtggctgggagctgtgggatcaTCCTGCCAccttggggctgaagcagaaaatgtcactgagtccgtgacttccagagacctctgtggcATAATCTTTGCTTTAttcataaagcactttgacatctgatgatgatttatttatattaccatagcgCCTGAgagccctaatcatggaccaAGTCTCCTTCATtcatactcagacctcagtggttcaggagccaaattagcaatcaatattacccaaaagagccacggTAGTGTAAATTcattgtttgtttcatttactatagtactatattTAAACATTATGAcaggaaatatttagtttatatgTGCTATTCTGACAGCAAAATGattgaccaagtattattattttatcaactacagttggttaataataaagtaaaagcatcctgattggttaataactgattaataaataaatcacacacttttaatatcatgtgctgcaaagagtcgcaggagacacattaaagagccacttgcggctcacgagcctcagtctgagtatcactgttcaGGGTGCACTAGAAACATGGAaccaaaagacagtccctgccccaaggagcttgcagTCTGTCTGACACATGTTCTAGAAGTACAAGATATTCTGGCAGCAAGTGCAATTGGTTTGCAAAAAAATagtttgtaaaaaaaataataaaatgtaaatCGTTGAGACAAAGCTGTGACCCTCTTTAGCAGGGCAGTGACAGAGTTGACCAGTATTGGAAAGTGAGTCAAGCAAATGACATAGTTAAAATAGTTTTGGGCATGTTTTCTGTCTTAAGGAGTCCTCCTTAAACTTTCTCCTATCTTTAGTTTCTTCTTTTAATTTATCCTCGAAGGCCACATGTCACAGGCATCCATCTTTCTGAACTAGCCAGTACAGATTTCACCATGCAAGTTAATGGAGATGGATGTGGAACCCTTTCCCCATGTAAATGGATCAGATGATTATACTCACTGTTTCTCTGGGACTGCTGCAGTCCCTGGTGGAACCAGAGGATGAGCTTTGTAACCAGCTAACATTCACTTGAACAACGTAGGCAGCTCCCTTCCCTCCATGGCAGCTCAGTATTGTCTGTATAGATAAGACTAAACCTTGTTATAACATAGTCCTAATTAAACTGCATAGGCAGGCTCTAGCCCTGACTATGTTGGCCAGCCAAGTCGTTTTGAGAACATCCTTAGACATGTTTGAATGAGGAAAAGAATATAACCTTGCTTCTCTAACAGTAATGTACAATAGATTGGTAATCTTAAATCAGTGGGGGACCAAAGTATCCACAAACTACAGTGCTCTCAAAAATAAAGTTGGATGCCTGCCACCTAGTGGCAAACCGTTGTATCTACTAGTGAGACTGAGCTAGCAGCACTAGACAGCATTTTTGGAAAGAATTTAGGAGGTGAAGAAATCTAAGCAGATAAACCAATATAGACACTGCAAAACTGTCCTTTCAAAGCCCAGATATTTAATAGAAACCCTGTCAAAACTGATTGTTGACAGCCAGACCAAGCACAGAGCTATTGTCAAGTAAAGTGATTCCTGCTGAA harbors:
- the FAM171A1 gene encoding protein FAM171A1 isoform X2 yields the protein MVYDDVVQIVSGFQGARIQPRVHFQRRALKLPENTSYSDLTAFLTAASSPWEVDSFPYLQGLDGNGTGNSTRYDLTPVTAVSVHLLNSDGTPIPVNGPIYVTVPLPTNSNLKHNGHVPAWRFDQKFGTWLKSSLGLVQQEGNQLTWTYIAPQLGYWVAAMSPTNPGPIVTQDITTYHTMFLLAILGGMALILVVLLCLLLYYCRRKCLKPRQHHKKLQLSTALDGSKKDQSTSMSHINLIFSRRESEFPGGMSVASNGHTENSGVKELMSAVHMVSSSGEADLHTPMLKHSYSTSQEFSSREELLSHKEKDKSQISMENLTPSGTLRKDYHKSVDTFPSKLRNSMETSEGYESPIKEDYRRSYNAMLSQPLFEKQEREIQASINHISSGSKYNIQEQMYPSPSAPEKELLDCRPTECMMSRSVDHLERPTSFPRPGQLICCNSVDQVNDSVYRKVLPTLVIPGHYMKLPGEHPYVSQPLVVPADQQIDIERLQAELSNPHVQLFPHPQQQMQPQQLSSQAISQQHLQDAGASEWSPQNASMSESISIPASLNDASLAQMNSEVQLLTEKALMELGGGKPLPHPRAWFVSLDGRSNAHVRHSYIDLQRAGRNGSNDASLDSGVDMNEPKSARRGRGDHLSLQQTHQPLQANHQREQKVSDSTAYTQLVYLDDMDQSGSECGTAVCSPEDSTLRSLLDGASRRSGVQLPSLQEETIKRTAETTPDPLTSPEHGTSIHDEDDDDDDEDDQGEDKKSPWQKREERPLMAFNIK
- the FAM171A1 gene encoding protein FAM171A1 isoform X1, whose amino-acid sequence is MQRFLRLLRAAAAIPFLPPSRRRWLRRRRVEMSRSAALLLCLLGCNVWKAVTKTLGAPGAAREVTLKVHVSDASTHQPVTEAFIEIFTNQISIASGTSGADGTAFIKFQYKLGNQLIVTATKHAYVPNSAPWKPTRLPVFSSLSLGLLPERSATLMVYDDVVQIVSGFQGARIQPRVHFQRRALKLPENTSYSDLTAFLTAASSPWEVDSFPYLQGLDGNGTGNSTRYDLTPVTAVSVHLLNSDGTPIPVNGPIYVTVPLPTNSNLKHNGHVPAWRFDQKFGTWLKSSLGLVQQEGNQLTWTYIAPQLGYWVAAMSPTNPGPIVTQDITTYHTMFLLAILGGMALILVVLLCLLLYYCRRKCLKPRQHHKKLQLSTALDGSKKDQSTSMSHINLIFSRRESEFPGGMSVASNGHTENSGVKELMSAVHMVSSSGEADLHTPMLKHSYSTSQEFSSREELLSHKEKDKSQISMENLTPSGTLRKDYHKSVDTFPSKLRNSMETSEGYESPIKEDYRRSYNAMLSQPLFEKQEREIQASINHISSGSKYNIQEQMYPSPSAPEKELLDCRPTECMMSRSVDHLERPTSFPRPGQLICCNSVDQVNDSVYRKVLPTLVIPGHYMKLPGEHPYVSQPLVVPADQQIDIERLQAELSNPHVQLFPHPQQQMQPQQLSSQAISQQHLQDAGASEWSPQNASMSESISIPASLNDASLAQMNSEVQLLTEKALMELGGGKPLPHPRAWFVSLDGRSNAHVRHSYIDLQRAGRNGSNDASLDSGVDMNEPKSARRGRGDHLSLQQTHQPLQANHQREQKVSDSTAYTQLVYLDDMDQSGSECGTAVCSPEDSTLRSLLDGASRRSGVQLPSLQEETIKRTAETTPDPLTSPEHGTSIHDEDDDDDDEDDQGEDKKSPWQKREERPLMAFNIK